The Actinoplanes sp. N902-109 genomic interval GCTGTCGCGGATGTTGATGGCCGGCCGGGCCACCGCCGCGCTGCCCAGGGCGCCGCGCAGGAAGTTGACGTGGGCGCGTTCGTCGTTCGCGATCTCCTGGGCGTACTGCTTGACCGCCGGGGTCTCGAACGTGACCTTGCGGCCGCCGGTGACACCACCGAGCGTGCCCTTGCCGGTGATGAAGTTGTTCGCCAGGCCCGTCCCGTTGACGGCGTGCAGATAGAACTCCGCCTCGAGATATTCGAGGTTGAGGGCGAAGTTGAGTACGGCGCCGTCGCTCGGCGCCGCGGCGGCCCCGGCGCTCGCCTCGTCGGCTGCTGCTGCCGGGGTGATCCCGGAGAGCATGCCGCCGCCGACGACACCCAGACCCACCGCGCCGGCGCTCTGCAGGAACCGGCGCCGGTCGGTGGCGTTCTCGGCGCTGCGGCCGATCATTTCCCGTACGAGTTTCTTTCCGAACATGTGCCACTCCAAGGGCATGAGGACGATGCTGTGCGCCGTCCGGAGTTCAGCCGGGACGGCGAGGAAGACGGTGTGGCGGAACAACGCTCGGCGGGACCAGGTCCAGGCGCCGGCGGTTCGTGATCCGGCCGTATCTGTGCCGGTCAGGGCAACCTTAGGCAGAACGTCGCAGGGGCTGGGAGCGAATGCCGAAACTCCCCCCGAAGGACCTCGGAACCGGGTGCGGGGCGCGACAGTCTAGGCTGCGTGACGTACGTGGTCGGTGGGGAAGCCGGTGGGAATCCGGCGCGGTCGCGCCGCTGTGACCAGCCTGGGCTGGAAGTCAGACCTCCGCCGATCAGCAACCCACTGACCGGGACGCGTGATCCCGCGGGAGGCGCCATGCCCGGCAACCGTGCCATGACCACGACCTGGACGAGAACGGACTGGTGGCAGTCCGCGGCGCTGCTCGGGTTCATCGTCGTGCTGCACGTCGTCGCCTTCGGCCTGCTGTTCGGCCTGGTCGCCCCGGCCGGGCTGCAGGTGGGCACCGAGGCGTTCGGGGTCGGGCTCGGGATCACCGCCTACACCTACGGGCTGCGGCACGCCTTCGACGCCGATCACATCGCCGCGATCGACAACACGACGCGCAAGCTGCGCGGGGACGGGCGGCGGCCCAAGTCGGTCGGGTTCTGGTTCGCGATGGGTCACGCCAGCGTCGTTGCGGTGCTGGCCGCGCTGGTTGCCGCCGGCGCGCACGCGGTCGGCGAGCTGACCGACGACGGTACGACGCTCAACCACACGATGGGATTGATCAGCACCGGGGTCTCGGGCAGCTTCCTGTACGTCATCGCGGCGCTCAACCTGGTCGCGCTGGCCGGCATCGTACGGGTGTTCCGCGCCATGCGCTCCGGTGAGCTGGACGAGCACAAGCTGGAGCAGCATCTGCAGGCCCGCGGTCTGCTCGCGCGGGTGCTGGGCCGGCTCACCCGCACGATCACCCGGCCCGGTCAGATGTACGTGGTGGGGCTGTTGTTCGGGCTCGGCTTCGACACCGCCACCGAGGTCGCGCTGCTGGTGCTGGCCGGTTCGGGCGCTGCGGCCGGCCTGCCGTGGTACGCCGTGATGACGCTGCCTCTGCTGTTCGCCGCCGGGATGAGCCTGCTGGACTTCCTCGACGGGCTGTTCATGAGCGTCGCGTACGACTGGGCGTTCCTCAACCCGGTCCGCAAGGTGTACTACAACATCGCCATCACCGGGTTGTCGGTCGCCGTGGCGTTCCTGGTCGGCTCGATCGAGTTGATCGGCGTACTGCACGACAATGCCGGTTGGGTTGATCCGTTCACCACGTGGGTGAGCGGGATCGACATGAACAACGTGGGGTTCCTGATCGTCGGGCTGTTCGTGCTGACCTGGGCGGTCGCGCTGACGTACTGGCGGCTGGGCCGGGTCGAGCAGCGCTGGTCGGTCAGCGCTTCCAGAAACCCGAGAACGTGATCCGGTCCTTGGGCAGCCCGCCCCGGTGCAGGTGACGCCGGCCCTCGGTGGCCAGTGACGACTCGCCCACCACGAACCCGTACCCGCGAGGGTCGAAGGCGTCGAAATCCCGCAGCGCGGCAAGAGCCTTGTGACCTGGTACGGCACCGTGGTCCTCGCGATCGACCCAGTGCACCGTGACACCGGGCGGCGTGGTCAGCTCGCGGCGGTCGGCGGCCGTGGGCACCTCCTGGATCACCCGGCCGACGGTGCCGGCCGGCAGCGAGCGCAGGATGCCGGTGACACCGGGCAGCCCGCTCTCGTCCGCGACGATGGTCACCTCGGTCGTATCGGCCGGCGGCGCGAACAGGATGCCCTGGTCGAGTACGGCCAGCTGCTCGCCGGGGGTGGTGGCGCAGGCCCACAGCGCGGCCGGTCCCTCGGGCTCACCGTCGGGTCCCGTGTGCACGACGAAGTCGATGTCCAGTTCGCGCTGCTCGGCGCGGAAGTCGGCGATGGTGTAGTTGGCGCAGTGCGGGCGCGTGTCCTCGGCGCACTCGAGATACCGCACCCACCACTTCTCGCCGGAGATCTCCGGCATGGCGAACCCGGTCTGGTGCGGGCGGCGGACGAAGAGCCGGAACCAGTGGTCGTACCCGAGCCAGGGGAACCCGGCGAGGGATTCGCCGCCGACGGTGACCCGCTGCATGTGCGGCGTGATCCGCCGGGCGCGCCGGACCTCGACGCGATACAGCCGCTGGTCGGTCGGAGTCGTCCGGGACTTCTTCGCCATGCGACTGAGGTTAGCCTAAGCTTTCTTACTGGTCTTTCCCGCCCTGATCAACGTCCTTCACCTGGCCGTCCCTTGTCGTTGCCCCGGCGCTCCTAGCGTGCGAACCGCTGGATCTTCGAGCCCCGAGGGGGAGTCATGTGCACTGACCAGGGTTCGCCGGACGCACCGGTGGGACCGGACCGGCGCAGCTTGCTGCGCTCGGCCGCGCTGGCCGGCGCCGGGGCAGCCGCGATCGGGCCGCTCGCCCGCGCGCTGCCCGCCCGCGCCTCGGACAAGCATCAGGACGGCCGGACCGGGCGCTTCGATCCCGACCCGGCCGGCCCGCAATTCACGCTCGCGGTCATGCCCGACACCCAGTTCCTCTATTGGGGCAGTCAGAACAGCATCAACCGGGCGCCGCAGGAGGAATCGTTCCGCTACCTCATCAACAACAGCGGGAACGGCTCGGGCGGCAACATCGTGTTCATGGCCCACCTCGGCGACCTGACCCAGGACGCCGACGCGACGTCGTTCGCCGAGGTCGACAAGGCGTTCAAGATACTTGACTCGCACGGGGTCGCCTACAGCGTGCTGGCCGGCAACCATGACGTGAGCGGCGACGACACCCGTGGCTCCACGCCGTACCTGAGCACGATGGGTCCGCAGCCGTTCCGGCGCGCCAAGACGTTCGCCGGGGCCGATGCGAGCGGCTACAACACCGCGCACATCTTCCGGGCCGGTGGTCGCGAATGGCTGGTGCTGGCGCTGGACTGGCGGATGTCGGCGCGGGGATTCGCCTGGGCCGATCAATTTATCAAGGATCATCCGCGGTTGCCGGTCATCCTGACCACCCACGACCTGGTGGCTTCGCCTTATGACGACAACGTCTATCCGTACGAGGCGGGGGACCCTGCCGACAACGCGGTCTTCTCCTCGTACGGCGAACAGCTGTGGAACGATTTGATCGCGGACAACGACCAGATCTTCCTGACGTTGAACGGGCACTACTGGCCGCCCGGGCGCACGACGCGCAAGAATGCGGCCGGACACGACGTGCACCTGCACATCGCGAACTACCAGAACCGCTACTTCGGCGGCGCCGGAATGTTGCGGCTGTACCATTTCGACCTGGCCCGCAACACCATTGATGTGGAAACCGTCGCGCCGTACTTCCTCGCGCAGGAGCCCGACGAGCGCAGCCCGCTGGCCACCGAGCATCTGCGGCTGACCACGCCGGTCGACTACTTCTCGGTGCCGATCGATTTCGAGCAGCGGTTCGCCGGCTTCACCCCGGTGCCCGCGCGCCCCGCCCGTCCAGCCGCCAAGCTCGTGGTGCCCGGCACGCTGGCCTACTGGCGCTTCGACGGCGGCGGCGTGAGCGGCACCCCGCTGACCGCGGGCACGACCGTGCGCGACCTGTCCGGCCGTGGCAACCACCTGACCCTGGCCACCGTGCCGGGATCCGCCGCCGACGCGCTGACCTGGTCGGACGACCATCACCCGGATCAGCCCGCGCACGCCAGCCTGCGGTTCACCGGTGGCAAGAACCCGCTGCACGGCGCTTGTCTGACCACCGCCGCACAGGCGCCCCTGAATGCCGAGACGTTCAATCACGGCTACACCATCGAGGCGTTCCTGAAGATCCCGCTCGACTGGGACGGGACCACCAATGCCTGGATGTCCGTGCTCAGCCGCCGGGGCACGGCCGCCGCCGCCGGCAAGAGCGGGAAGAACACCGACCCCAACGACCCGCTCGCCAGTCTCAGCATCTCCAACAACGGCCGCGAACCGCAGTTCAACGCCTATTCGCTCAGCCAGACCTGGCCGACGACCAACTGGGGTCACGGTCTGTTCGAAGATGTCTGGTGGCACGTGGCTCTGGTCAACGACGGAAAACGAACCATCATGTACGTCGAGAGCAGCCCCGTGGTCGACAACCCGTCAACCTTGTCGGTGGGCCTCGCGTCGCTGGGCCTGCCCTGGCTGCTGGGCGGCCACGAGTACGCGGGGGCGGTGGACCAGATCTTCCACGGCTGGATCGGTGACGTGCGGGTGGTGAACCGCCCGTTGCGACCCAAGGAGTTCCTGACAGCCTGACATGTTGACGGGCTGCTTGATGTGTTGACGGGCTGCTTGATGTGTTGACGAGTTGCTCGCTGCATTGACGACTTGCTCGCCGTGTTGACTTGTCTTGACGTGTTGATGCGTTGACGGTGCTGTCGTGGTGACGGTGCCGTCAATGCTTGTCGATGGCGTGCTGCAGTTGCGCTTTCGTCATCGTTGAGCGGCCTTCGATGCCGAGTTTGCGCGC includes:
- a CDS encoding siderophore-interacting protein, whose product is MAKKSRTTPTDQRLYRVEVRRARRITPHMQRVTVGGESLAGFPWLGYDHWFRLFVRRPHQTGFAMPEISGEKWWVRYLECAEDTRPHCANYTIADFRAEQRELDIDFVVHTGPDGEPEGPAALWACATTPGEQLAVLDQGILFAPPADTTEVTIVADESGLPGVTGILRSLPAGTVGRVIQEVPTAADRRELTTPPGVTVHWVDREDHGAVPGHKALAALRDFDAFDPRGYGFVVGESSLATEGRRHLHRGGLPKDRITFSGFWKR
- a CDS encoding HoxN/HupN/NixA family nickel/cobalt transporter — its product is MPGNRAMTTTWTRTDWWQSAALLGFIVVLHVVAFGLLFGLVAPAGLQVGTEAFGVGLGITAYTYGLRHAFDADHIAAIDNTTRKLRGDGRRPKSVGFWFAMGHASVVAVLAALVAAGAHAVGELTDDGTTLNHTMGLISTGVSGSFLYVIAALNLVALAGIVRVFRAMRSGELDEHKLEQHLQARGLLARVLGRLTRTITRPGQMYVVGLLFGLGFDTATEVALLVLAGSGAAAGLPWYAVMTLPLLFAAGMSLLDFLDGLFMSVAYDWAFLNPVRKVYYNIAITGLSVAVAFLVGSIELIGVLHDNAGWVDPFTTWVSGIDMNNVGFLIVGLFVLTWAVALTYWRLGRVEQRWSVSASRNPRT
- a CDS encoding LamG-like jellyroll fold domain-containing protein produces the protein MCTDQGSPDAPVGPDRRSLLRSAALAGAGAAAIGPLARALPARASDKHQDGRTGRFDPDPAGPQFTLAVMPDTQFLYWGSQNSINRAPQEESFRYLINNSGNGSGGNIVFMAHLGDLTQDADATSFAEVDKAFKILDSHGVAYSVLAGNHDVSGDDTRGSTPYLSTMGPQPFRRAKTFAGADASGYNTAHIFRAGGREWLVLALDWRMSARGFAWADQFIKDHPRLPVILTTHDLVASPYDDNVYPYEAGDPADNAVFSSYGEQLWNDLIADNDQIFLTLNGHYWPPGRTTRKNAAGHDVHLHIANYQNRYFGGAGMLRLYHFDLARNTIDVETVAPYFLAQEPDERSPLATEHLRLTTPVDYFSVPIDFEQRFAGFTPVPARPARPAAKLVVPGTLAYWRFDGGGVSGTPLTAGTTVRDLSGRGNHLTLATVPGSAADALTWSDDHHPDQPAHASLRFTGGKNPLHGACLTTAAQAPLNAETFNHGYTIEAFLKIPLDWDGTTNAWMSVLSRRGTAAAAGKSGKNTDPNDPLASLSISNNGREPQFNAYSLSQTWPTTNWGHGLFEDVWWHVALVNDGKRTIMYVESSPVVDNPSTLSVGLASLGLPWLLGGHEYAGAVDQIFHGWIGDVRVVNRPLRPKEFLTA
- a CDS encoding ferritin-like domain-containing protein — protein: MPLEWHMFGKKLVREMIGRSAENATDRRRFLQSAGAVGLGVVGGGMLSGITPAAAADEASAGAAAAPSDGAVLNFALNLEYLEAEFYLHAVNGTGLANNFITGKGTLGGVTGGRKVTFETPAVKQYAQEIANDERAHVNFLRGALGSAAVARPAINIRDSFTAAARAAGLIGSTETFDPYANENNFLLAAFLFEDVGVTAYKGAAPLIHNKTYLEAAAGILAVEAYHAATIRTSLFEKGLTDEVQKLTAARNSLDGPANDEQGLILNDRANIVPTDKSGVAFSRTPGRVLNIVYLNPGKVSRGGFYPKGVNGDVRVSG